Proteins from one Oscillatoria nigro-viridis PCC 7112 genomic window:
- a CDS encoding cysteine peptidase family C39 domain-containing protein, producing the protein MEIVVTLVLGSVLFLWGMRFGRVLVRSGVTANDLFKGRNSIALLFLGFYIALLLLALNLPQMPALPIEWRFHGMRVTWTLLRVMLMGVCGIGFSISWLTARSQVIAVILIGCLGLAGFTGAENYFMAPIYADLIDNLQPNGVFRQTSNSSCAPAALATVLRRWGIDARESSVARFAGTSRLGTSMPQLIIAARALGVNAIELTPTWEQIQQINRPGVLAVWLFDGPRKLPHAVALLGMNDSVAAIGDPARGRIFYLDRATFAYIWREQYVPIFRSADILLSNQQAIDYLSKLGYNSGNLQADIERFQKDKKLKISGNLDRMTELMLSGSFLEGTPRLDGK; encoded by the coding sequence ATGGAAATAGTAGTGACGCTGGTGCTGGGTTCGGTGCTTTTTCTCTGGGGAATGCGGTTCGGGCGGGTGTTAGTTCGATCGGGAGTGACGGCTAATGATTTGTTTAAGGGGAGAAATTCGATCGCCCTGCTGTTTTTGGGTTTTTATATTGCCTTGCTGCTACTGGCTCTAAATCTGCCTCAAATGCCTGCTTTGCCGATCGAGTGGCGCTTTCACGGGATGCGAGTTACTTGGACTTTGCTCAGGGTGATGCTGATGGGAGTCTGCGGTATTGGCTTTAGTATAAGTTGGTTGACAGCGCGATCGCAAGTAATCGCAGTCATCTTAATTGGTTGCTTGGGATTGGCAGGATTTACAGGCGCTGAAAACTATTTTATGGCGCCAATTTATGCTGATTTAATAGATAATTTGCAGCCAAACGGTGTGTTTCGGCAAACATCTAACAGCAGTTGCGCCCCCGCCGCCCTAGCAACAGTGTTAAGGCGTTGGGGAATCGATGCGAGGGAATCGAGTGTAGCGCGTTTTGCCGGGACGAGTCGCTTGGGAACTTCGATGCCGCAGTTAATTATAGCAGCAAGAGCTTTGGGCGTAAATGCGATCGAACTAACGCCAACTTGGGAGCAAATTCAGCAAATTAATCGCCCCGGAGTGCTAGCAGTTTGGCTGTTTGACGGCCCTCGGAAGCTACCCCACGCGGTCGCTTTGCTGGGAATGAATGACAGTGTAGCTGCCATTGGAGACCCGGCACGAGGTCGGATTTTCTATTTAGATAGGGCAACTTTTGCCTACATTTGGCGCGAGCAATACGTGCCGATTTTCCGGTCTGCGGATATCTTGTTAAGCAACCAGCAAGCTATTGACTATTTGAGTAAATTAGGATATAATTCTGGTAATTTGCAAGCAGATATTGAGCGCTTTCAAAAAGACAAAAAATTAAAAATCAGCGGCAACTTAGACCGGATGACTGAGTTAATGTTGAGCGGCAGTTTTTTGGAAGGAACCCCTCGATTGGATGGGAAATAG